One window from the genome of Tachypleus tridentatus isolate NWPU-2018 chromosome 11, ASM421037v1, whole genome shotgun sequence encodes:
- the LOC143231596 gene encoding uncharacterized protein LOC143231596 isoform X1 encodes MPDNYPDEDCPLVVFEPSIFHPLINIETGELDVKRGFQKWRKSKSTESRSISFASKCPFNRKSCSKNSALSPKRYRNYENEMWVLKPTMPLIFITIHYLQTKCGKVTALPSKEENELK; translated from the exons ATGCCAGACAATTATCCTGATGAGGATTGCCCA CTAGTAGTTTTTGAACCATCAATTTTTCAtcctttaataaatattgaaactggAGAATTAGATGTAAAGAGAGGATTCCAGAAATGGAG aaaatcaaaatcCACTGAATCCAGAAGCATCAGTTTTGCAAGTAAATGTCCTTTTAACAGAAAATCTTGTTCAAAGAATTCTGCACTTTCACCAAAAAG atatagaaattatgagaacgagatgtgggtgctcaagcccacaatgccCCTCATCTTTATCACCATTCACTACCTGCAGACAAAatgtggaaaggtgactgctctcccaagtaaagaagaaaatgaatTGAAGTAA
- the LOC143231596 gene encoding protein AKTIP homolog isoform X3, which yields MPDNYPDEDCPLVVFEPSIFHPLINIETGELDVKRGFQKWRYRNYENEMWVLKPTMPLIFITIHYLQTKCGKVTALPSKEENELK from the exons ATGCCAGACAATTATCCTGATGAGGATTGCCCA CTAGTAGTTTTTGAACCATCAATTTTTCAtcctttaataaatattgaaactggAGAATTAGATGTAAAGAGAGGATTCCAGAAATGGAG atatagaaattatgagaacgagatgtgggtgctcaagcccacaatgccCCTCATCTTTATCACCATTCACTACCTGCAGACAAAatgtggaaaggtgactgctctcccaagtaaagaagaaaatgaatTGAAGTAA
- the LOC143231596 gene encoding uncharacterized protein LOC143231596 isoform X2, translating to MPDNYPDEDCPLVVFEPSIFHPLINIETGELDVKRGFQKWRKSKSTESRSISFASKCPFNRKSCSKNSALSPKRKKITILKSPHLLAYPGYKKEL from the exons ATGCCAGACAATTATCCTGATGAGGATTGCCCA CTAGTAGTTTTTGAACCATCAATTTTTCAtcctttaataaatattgaaactggAGAATTAGATGTAAAGAGAGGATTCCAGAAATGGAG aaaatcaaaatcCACTGAATCCAGAAGCATCAGTTTTGCAAGTAAATGTCCTTTTAACAGAAAATCTTGTTCAAAGAATTCTGCACTTTCACCAAAAAG AAAGAAGATAACGATACTAAAGTCTCCACACCTTCTGGCTTATCCTGGATACAAAAAGGAACTTTGA